The Cyanobacteriota bacterium genomic interval TGGGAACAACCCGTATACAGCGTCCTGAGGCATCTTGCACCAACACCACATCAGTCATGGCGTTGAACAGTGCTCGCATCTCTGCTTCCACCTGCTTCTGGGCTAATAACGTACCAAGTTGTGCAGCTACGGCTGAGACTAATTGCAACAGATAACTATCTTGGGGGTAGGCATTACTGCTGAAAAAACAGAGTACGGCCAACACACGTTGTGTACTTCTCACCAAGTTAGGGCTGCTCGTAGGCAACAGAATAGGCACTGCTAATGCAGCTCGGAATCCGCACATTTGGGCTAGGTCATCCCGCAAAAACAGGCTTCTGGAGCCAACCGTCATATCGTTAATGAACTCGCTATGTTGCCCTTGCCACACCCGCCCAGGCATCCCTTCATGGGGTGCAAAGGTTAGAGCTTCGCTAAACCGACGAAACTCATTGATTGCTGCAGCCAAGGTAGCATCAATATCCAATTGCCTCCGGTACCAACTAGGGTTACACTCCAACACCAAGCCATCTACGCTCTCTACCCAGGCTTCACCATAGTCCCAGCCAGTAGCACTTCCTAGGAGTTGCAAGGCCGCTTCTAGAGCTGCATCAAAACTCTCAGCTTTACTAATTGCTTGGGTTAAGTTCAACAGGAGTTCTAGACGGTTTTCGATTGCTTGATGCTGACGCAGAGCGTGATCGCGTTGCACAATCTCCTGTTGCAGTTGTCTCACAGTTTGGCAACGAACCGCATGGACATCGAGACGAGCAGCGATTTCTTCTAAGGCAGTCGATCGCCTAGCAATGTAATCAACAGCCCCAACAGCAAACGCCTGCAACCTTAGGGCAGGATCATCACCCTCACCCACAATCAAGATTGGAATTGCACGTGTAGTTTTATCAGCCTGTAGGCGATCGCAGACATCATACCCATCAGCACTACCAGCAGAAACGCTCAACAAAATAACATCTGGAGCTAACGCTTGCACTGTATGAGAAGCAATACCATAATCACTGGTTACAGCCACACCATAGCCCCAATCCGCCAGCATAGCCGTCAGCAGATGAAGAGTATCAACTGGTTTCCCCACGATCAAAATCCGTCGATCAACGGCTTCCCCAAGGCTGTGTTCCATTGCGCTAGATGTAATTGCTCATTGCATTCATGCGCCCGTATATTTAATGTGCATTTTG includes:
- a CDS encoding response regulator — its product is MEHSLGEAVDRRILIVGKPVDTLHLLTAMLADWGYGVAVTSDYGIASHTVQALAPDVILLSVSAGSADGYDVCDRLQADKTTRAIPILIVGEGDDPALRLQAFAVGAVDYIARRSTALEEIAARLDVHAVRCQTVRQLQQEIVQRDHALRQHQAIENRLELLLNLTQAISKAESFDAALEAALQLLGSATGWDYGEAWVESVDGLVLECNPSWYRRQLDIDATLAAAINEFRRFSEALTFAPHEGMPGRVWQGQHSEFINDMTVGSRSLFLRDDLAQMCGFRAALAVPILLPTSSPNLVRSTQRVLAVLCFFSSNAYPQDSYLLQLVSAVAAQLGTLLAQKQVEAEMRALFNAMTDVVLVQDASGRCIRVVP